The nucleotide sequence GCCCCTGAGAGCGACTTTCCCGGCCCCTGCCTGACCCTGTGGGATTGTTGGGGGCCTCCGGGACTGAGCCCTGAGGGGCGTTTTCTTTGGAACAGAGGGAGAGCTGAGGGCGATAGGTGGTCTCTGAGAATTCCAAGTGAGCGTAATGCGCAGAGCGGGTCTGAGTCAGCCGTGGGGTCCTGGTGTGGGGTCTCGGCGCCCCCTGGTCTTCCTGGGCGCCGGGTCTCTCGCCCTTGCCTGTCCCCGTCTGCCCAGGCTGAGCCTCGCCAGGGCACCGGGATCCCATTTTGTGTGGTGACGGTGCCTAGGCTGCTGCCTCCACCGCTGTGGGTGTTGGGGGGCTGTGCTAGCTCCTGGCCCCCAGAACGCCCCCGGACCAGCGGGTGCTGAAGGAGCCGCCCTAATTGTAATCCTTGCCTGGTGTGTGGTTTCGGATTGTGATGGCGGCACTGCGCCAGGCCAGGGTGGACCTAGGGGCAGGTGTCACCATGCTCCTGAGGGAAACGTGCTTGTGTGTCTTCAGAGCGGTACTGCTGGCCCACGATGCTGCTGCCGGGCGGCCTCCAGGCTTGCAGCTGCACCTCTGCTTGTGAGTAGAAGTGACAGCGGCACAGGCCCTGCTGGGCGGGAGGCTGTGCGTGTGGTCGACCTGGGTCTGGGGCGGCGGTCGGTCCGCACCATCCAGGACCCCTCAGGCCTTTGCTGGGGAGGCCCCTTCCCGGTGCGTCCGGATCACCCTGTGGTctcctcggggtgcctggctcaggCTGCGGCCCACGGTGGGACCTCCAGGAGCCGCCCGGGCCTTCTTGTGGGTCCCACCTTCCGCCGGCCCTTCCCCGTCTGGGCCCAGCTCTGCACCCAGCCCCTTGAAACAAAGGAGGAGCAAGGAAGCAAGGCATCCCTGGGTCTCAGGCCGCTCCTTCCAGTGCCGCAGATCACTCTGAGATGCTCGCACGCCCCCTCCGCTTCGGGTGTTTGCTTGGGAGCACTGGACCAGGAGCTCCTGACACCGCTGTCGCCCTGCTCTGTGCCCACTGCGGGCTGGCCACCCGCACCCAGGGGCCTCGGTCCTACTCTGCCTGCACGGATCACCACAGGTTTCTTAAAGATCACGCCTCGTGGGTATCATCTGTACCATCTACAGAGAGCTAGTGATGGTTTTGCTTCTGAGTGTCAGATCAAGGTGCCGGTGGGCCCTGCCGAGCGCCCCACACAGCCGCTTCCTAGGCAGCCGCTGTGGCTCGGCCCTGGCTTTGCCAGGTcagggtgtggggctgggggtgcctcCAGGCTTCGAGAAATGCGGGCCCCCCCGGAAGGGGCAGGGTGTGGGTGTGGGCGGCCTGCTGCTCTGGGATGCCCCCACATGCCTAGGGCTTTAAAACAGACCCTGACGTCCGCCTGCGGGAAATGACCTACGGGAACAACGCGTAAGCGTCTGTAGCAGCATTAGTCACAATAACAAACGCAAAACAAATTGTAGTTTCCACGACccgtgtgtttttttttaagtttattttgagagtgagtgcgaatggggaaggtgcagagaaagagggagacagactctaagcaggttccatgccatcagcacagcgcctggcacggggcttgaacccatggactgtgggatcatgatctgggtggaaaccgagagttggatgcttaaccaacagagctccccaggcgccccaacctgagCATTCTCACTACCAGACGATACTAACGTCCAGGTGGTAGAGCAACGAAGCTCTGGCAACATCCTCCAGACTGGACCCTGAGAACATCATGCAAAGAAGCCAGATGTCAAGGGCCATGTGTGCGAGCCTATTGCCCAAACTACCTAGAAAACCCAAAGTACCGTTTGTGGGTGGGAGGCTGGGTCGAAGGAACAGGAAACCTTTCGGGGTGGGGGCGGCGTCTCGGAGCTCCGTGGTCTGCAGGGTCTAAGTACTAATGTCACCAGCCCGTACgtgtgggtgagtgggtgggctCAATGCGTGTTGCTCGTACCCAGTCACACAGACCCGAGGCCCGGGGTCAGGATTGGGGGCAGATTCCAAGTCCCAGGGTGCAGCCTGTTGACCAGCCTGCCTGTCAGCCGAGGCCTCGATGAGCCTCAGGTACAAAGCCGCCAGTCAGACACCCAGCAGCCCCCCCTGCTGTGACCTGCCTGCTCCCTGCACACCCTAAGGTGGTTCTCAGCAGAGGCTGGGCCAGCTGGGGCCAGGCTCGCGTACCTGAGGTGATGCAGCCCACCGTGGGCCCTGTGCCCAGAAGCCCACCCTTGGCAAGGTGGCCATTCTGGAACCAACACCACACCCTGATGCTCTGGCCCCAGCAGAAAGTTGGGGGGGCCTGGGCATCTCTAGAAAGCTGTGGGGAACAGCTTTGTGCACTTGGTGGGCGCTCCCAGGGAGAAGGGGgcactggcctccctgctggcCCTTAGTGGGACCCAGGGCTGTGTCTCAGGTCTGTCCCTGACCCCTGTCTTCACCTGCACAGACCCAGAATTGTCACCTGGAACCCTCCCTACCTGGAGGGCAGATGGGTAGCCTGTGACCCTAACGTGACCTCTTCTGGGCAGCCTCGCCCAGCCTCCTGTGCCTCTTCTGGTGGGACAAGAGGGGCTACCCCGGGGGCCCCCGTCACTGCCCCCAACAAGCCCTTCCTGGTGTAGTAGGTGGTGCGCCAGTGGACGTGTCCATTCGAAGCCACGCCACACTGGGCACTCGGGGCTCGGAGGTAACAGCCAGCACATACCCAACCGTCCCCCCGGGTGGCACCCACATGGGAACCAAAGCAGCAGGGATGCCCCTGGGTGCTCCCGCCCCCTGGCTCCAGCTGCACTCGgcacaggctccaggcccaggggAGGGCCTGTAACTGCATCACCCCAGCTGGACTCCAGTTGTAGCCAAAGGCCGGGGCAGcggtgctggggggaggggctgcggCGAGTCAGGAACGGAGCACAAGAAAAGTGATTGCTTTAATGAGTTAGGCAAAATTTTACACAGAATCTAGGATCCATCCGGGCTCCAACTGGTAAAAAATGCACAATTCATTCATCGCCAGGCCTATCACTCGCCCCCTCAGGTGGTGCAGATCCGCGCTCCGGCCTCAGGCACTACTCAGGGCTACTTTCCGTTCTCTGTGCCGCCGAACATGCGTTcctagggagggagagggaaaagtgtgACAGGTGCCAGGAAAGGCCTTCGGGACCGGAAGGAAGCGGCCCCTCTGCCGGGGCTGCGTCAGAGTCCGCCTGCCCAGGCTGCCAGAGGAGCCGACACCCCCGAGTCCCCAGGGGAGGTCCCAGCCCTGCCCGGCTCGAGCCCTGGGGCGCTCACCATCAGCACCCGCTCCAGCTTCACGGCGTCGGCAGCAAACTTGCGGATGCCGTCCGAGAGCTTCTCCACGGCCATCTGGTCTTCGTTGTGCAGCCAGCGGAAGGCCTTCTCATCCAGGTGCACCTTCTCCAGGTCGCTCGCCTGGGCTGGGAGCACGGGCATCACCCAGGGCcttctgcgcccccccccccccacaccccccccccccccgtgcccccCTCAGGCCCCAGGCCCTTGGGCTCCAAACACAGGTGGGACGTGGTCCCCGCCCCTGGGCTGCACCCGCCCCGCGGTGACCAGGGTGAGGCGGCCTTACCCGCCTTGGCCGACAGCATGGGTGCCAGCTTGCTGTTGTCCTTGAGCAGCTCCCCCAGCAGCTTGGGCGAGATGGTGAGGAAGTCACAGCCCGCCAGCGCCTTGATCTCGCCGGTGTTGCGGAAGGAGGCGCCCATGACGATGGTCTTGTAGCCAAACTTCTTGTAGTAGTTGTAGATCTTGGTGACGCTCTTCACTCCTGCGGTGACACACACCGGGTTCCTGAGTGGCCTCCCCGCCGACAGCGCCGCCCAGAGCCGCCACCCCCCCGACCCTGCGCCCGGCCGCGCCCCTCACCGGGGTCCTCCAGGGGCTCGTAGGCCTTCTTGTCTGTGTTGGCCACGTGCCAGTCGAGGATGCGCCCCACGAAGGGGGAGATGAGCGTCACCCCCGCCTCGGCGCAGGCCACGGCCTGGGCAAAGGAGAAGAGCAGCGTCATGTTGCAGTGGATGCCGTGCTGCTCTTCCAGCTCCCTGAGGGGACAGGGCGGGGTGAGCCAGGCCGGGGGGCCCCGGGAACCCGCGCGGGACCCCGTGTGACCTGGAAAGAGGCTCGCGATTCACTCAGGGGACAGGCGGGATCGGggcggctcccctcccccccacggcACCCACATCTGCCACAGTCACCCGGGCTCTCCCTGGCCAGTGGGTGATGGGTGACTGGGATTTTCGTCAAACCCACATttcaaaacagagagaaaaggcaagacaGGCCCCCTGGGAGCCACAGTGGGGCTCCCCGGCCCAGACACGCACATCTGCACCTGGGACCCCAGTCCCACGCCACCTCCCAGAGCTGGCCGGGGCCAGACACCGCGGACTCACCTGACCGCGGTACCGTCCcgccctctgtcccccacccccctccccgcatCCTGCAGCCTCCCTGCGTCACCATCCACCAGGACGTGCTGGGGTTGACCCCTGAGATAGGGCAATGCCCACTCTGCCACATGCTGCGGAGTGAGCTGGACAGCCGAGCCTGTGCTCAGTCCCCTCTAGGCACATTTCTACCCCAAGGGACAGCTTCCAAGTGGCCTCCATGGCAGCGTTCGAGAAGTATGGCTGCGGAGAGCGAGGACTGGGCGGCGGTGGGCGGCCAGCCTCTACCATGTCTCGTGCATGGCACAGCCATACGTGTTCCTGGCGCGGGCACCCGCAGCTCAGGCCGGCCCACGGGAGGTGCCGCGCTCGAGGCCAGGCCCTCCTATGACCACCACCTCGATGACACCCGGCAGCTGCGCGGGTCCGACCTAAGTGGAGGTGTTTTCGGAAGCGGCCCGTGGGGCGCTCTGGGAAGGTGGCTTTATCAAAGTGTGAGACAGGAGACAGACACTGTGGGGAAACAGTCCCTGAGCAGAGGACTCACGAAGGACAGGACTCTGTTCCATCTAACACTGAGATGGTGAAAGAGAGTGCAGAAGAAACAAGCCAGATTTGGCAGCGAAAGACACAGTCGACGCAGCTAATCCTCAAGAGGACTCTGGTCTGATCTGGATGGGGCTCCGTCTGCACAGCAAGTTTCCAGCGACCACGAGGACTGCGCATGGGCGCCGCCCAGCCTTGCGTGCGGCGCGCCACCTGCCATCAGGCACGGCCCCAGGGTCCGCTTACTTAGCCCAGGCGCCCACGTGCTGACCATGCTGCTCGGGGAGGTTTGCAACCTCGTGGCACCATGTGGATGTGGCCTCAGAAGCGGCTCGGACACGGGGCACCTCGCTAGCTCAGTCGGTTCCGGGTCTGACTGgcccaggtgatgatctcgtggtttgtgggttcgagccccacgtcaggctctatgcggacagcctggagcctgcttcggattctgtgtctccctctctctctctctctgcccctcccccgcttgtgctctgtctctgtctcaagaataaataaaaacattaaaacaaaacaaaacagaaggggCTGGGACACATCTCAGCCCCATCCTGACCCGGATCTCAGTCTGTCTGCACGAGTGAGTGTCGGAGGTGgtgcccaggaccctgggatGTGCAGCTGCCTGTATGTGTCCATGTTAATGGCACTTTCTTTCCGGCCTGGCCGTGCTGCCCAAGGACTCCGGACACTTGCGGGAGCAACGAGCCGCGGAGGGCTCGGGAAAGGGATGTGGTGAGCGGGACCAACTGACTCGGGGTCAAGAATAATTTCTAGGGTTCTCAAAAGATTTTCCAAACACTGCTGACAGAAATGACAAGTATCAAAGTAAAGGAGGAAAAACTATGGCCGCAGACGGCACAGCCAGTGGGACACGGCCAGGACCGCGCTGAGGGGCGGCACGACGTGGCAACCCTACCCCCATGAGCGTGTCCCCAAGACGTACGCCACGTGCCCAAACCTGGACACGGACGTTCAAGGCAGCATCACCCATGACGGCCCCAAAGGCGGAAGCACAAAATGCGGTGTAGATACAAGGGAGCATTAGCCTTAACAGGGACACAGCCCGGACACACGCTGCCACTTGGGTGAACCTCGACACCTGCCACGTgagggaagccagacacaaaaggtcacgtGTTCTGTGATTCTGTTGACGTGAGACATGCGGAACAGGCaaagccagagagacagaaagtgggtgAGTGGCCGCAGGTGTTAAGGGGCCCAGAAAACCCACATCCCATCGTGCGTGAGACGCCCTCGCTGGCACGGAGGCTCAGGTGTCGGTGGCCTCCGGGCAGGGACCGCTCGGGGCAGCTCAGCACACCTGGGACGACAACCAGTCGGCTCTTTACAGGTGGTGCCGGCGGGAGGACGGGAGCTGGGGCCTCACACAGGCCTCGCGCCTCTCTGGACGCGGCCACCCCGCACCCCGCCACTGGGAGGAGGGCCCCCCACGCGGTGCCCACCCGGGAACCTCCTGCAGAAGCCCCCTCGCAGGGGTACTTACTTTCCGGCCTGAATCCCTTCCCAGGTGGACGACAGCTTTATAAGGACCTGGTCCTTGCTGATCCCGGCCTCCTGGTAGAGCTCGATGAGGCGCCTGGCACGGGCCACCATGGCATCCTTGTCGAAGGACAACCTAGGACAACAAGGAGCGGCCTCGCCTCACGACACCCACCGAGAAGGACCAGCCTGGAGCCCGGCTCACCCTCACACCCCTCCAGGGGCCTACGCAGAACACAGGCTGGACACCAGTCGCTGGACAGGGGGCACCGCCCCGCGCTCCTCACCGAGCGAGGCTGCGGCGCCACGCGGGTCTACGGACCCCCAAGCCCGTCCACCCGAGTCCTCACCTGGCATCCACTTCTGTGGATACACGGCCCGGAACCTTCTTCAATATTTCTGCTCCGAACAACACAAAAAGCTTATCCATAGCGTTTTTAATCTGTTCCTCCTGTGACCTAAAATTCAAGGGAAAAAACTAGGTCAAAAGCTTGTTAGTTTTAAGGGCACGGGATTCTACAAAACAAATTCCTTTCCCtcatcttctccctctttttctaatgtttatttatgtattttgagagagagaaagagagagagcaggaacggggggaggggcacagagagaatctcaagcaggctccgcacggtcagcacagagccctacgcggggcttgatctcaggaaccatgagatcaccatctgagctgaaatcaggagtcgggtgcttaaccgactaaccccccccaggcgccccttgtcttccttctcttaaACCAGAAAACCCCAAGAGAACAACACATGCTTTCCCCCCCTGAACTATGGTAAAACACACACAGCATAACAGTCGCCACCGTGACCGCGTCTAAGAGCTCAGCTCGGGCCAACACTACCGTCTGCCTGCGGAACTTCCATCGTTCCAAACGGAGTCCCTGCACCTTGTGGCACCTGACGAAAATAACCTCCTCCGTCCCCTTGCAGTGGCCTGGGCAGGCGAGTGCGGAACGCAGTGGTTTCCAAGACGGCCCCCCGTCCGGGGGTCCTCGCCAGCCCGGCGCACATGGGAAAATCTCCAGCCCGTGCATTGTGGGCGAGGACCCGTGGGGTGGCTGGACACAGGGATCGCTAAGAGCGCCACCTGGTCACCCAATGCCAGAAGCACCAAGGCCTTGGGGACACAGCGAGGCGAAAGAGCGAGAGAAGGGACAGGCAGCTGGCTGAGGTGGGGGCCGTCCCTGACGGAGGGCAGGGCACACACCACGCCCGCATGCCGCCCCGACCCGCGCGTCCCCCAGGCACTCCCTCGGCTGTGCACGGTCACCCTGATGAAAACTTAAAGTGACATCAGGAAGGGGTACGTGGAGGGGTAGGAGcagggacagatggtagctgggCACCAGGGAACGTTCTAGGAGGTTCACGTACTCCAGGACCGGATTGTGGGGACGGCTGCACCACTGAATACATTTATCAGAACACACGGAGCTGTGCGCTTGGGGAGTCTTACTCTAGTAAAGCTGTTAAGAGATAATAAAATGACAGAAGGCAGGTCGGTGAT is from Neofelis nebulosa isolate mNeoNeb1 chromosome 10, mNeoNeb1.pri, whole genome shotgun sequence and encodes:
- the TALDO1 gene encoding transaldolase — encoded protein: MSGSPVKRQRMESALEQLKQFTTVVADTGDFHAIDEYKPQDATTNPSLILAAAQMPAYEGLLDEAIAYGKKLGGSQEEQIKNAMDKLFVLFGAEILKKVPGRVSTEVDARLSFDKDAMVARARRLIELYQEAGISKDQVLIKLSSTWEGIQAGKELEEQHGIHCNMTLLFSFAQAVACAEAGVTLISPFVGRILDWHVANTDKKAYEPLEDPGVKSVTKIYNYYKKFGYKTIVMGASFRNTGEIKALAGCDFLTISPKLLGELLKDNSKLAPMLSAKAAQASDLEKVHLDEKAFRWLHNEDQMAVEKLSDGIRKFAADAVKLERVLMERMFGGTENGK